The DNA sequence CTTCATGAAGAGACATTGGCAAATGCAGGAACTAGCATCAACAGCTGTTAGCTTAGCTGTTTTCCTTAGGACTCAGTTGGAGGTCATTCTCAGTTTATGAAAGTTGCCCAGGGCCGTGAACGACCCTGGATCCAGACTTGACCGTGTGAGTGGTTGCAGGGATCAGTGGTAGTTGCTGGGCGCCGTCTCCCTCCAGCGTGACGACAGTGAGGACGCCGTCTATTTGTATTTCTCTTCTACTGGAAGGTCAGAGTTGAGCTCATCGTTCCGTTGCGTTTGTCTGCATCGCGCGGAAGTTGGACTTGATCCTAATTGCAAACCTGGATCGCCACTTCCTGTCAAGATATGATGTATTGCGTCTCCGATCTGTTTTGTTTACCGTGAATAAATGGGTGAGATATTATCTGCGCGCCTTCATTTCGGACTCGCGTCATTAAtcttcctccttccctcttcacGCCGGGCAGCATTGATCTCCCGCCGACGCACAAGCCGCCGCCCCCGTACTCAGAGAGACCACCCGCCGCCCCCCCGGGGGTCCACGCCTCGCAAGTGGCCTGGCTGTGTCAGGTAAGACCCCCCTCCCCTTCCTTGGTTTTTCATCCACTCAGCAGCTTTTAGTTTGTCAACTCAGCTCAAAGTTGAACTTTTGGTCTGAATTGAAGGCCGACTGCCATTTAATATGAGAGCGACTTTAATGTTTAATTGCTGTCCTCAGCGGCCTGGAGTCTaatctctcctcctgctcctgacgGAGCCGGATCTTAGCAGCGTTTCTGTTGGATCAGAGCGGCTACATcaagggtgtcaaactgacccgcaaaaagggccacagtgggtgcaggtttttgttccagccctgaAAGCACAAACAGGTGAACCAACCAGGCGCCGGCTGAAACAAACTGCACCAGACTGACGGTCAACTGGTTACAgttttcagacacctgactggtgagtaggtgtcctcttgaatggttggaacaaaagcctgcacccaccgcggccctgtgaggaccggtttgacacaCACCTGTGAGCTGCAGGAAACTTTATTAGACCCGCCCTTCTGTGGTGACCCGATGTTTGCGTGTTCTTGTGCACCGACCCTGATGTGTGTCACGGTCCAGTCACGCAGGGGCGAGCGCCGGCACGAGCTGACCGAAGCGCCGCGTCCGCCAGCCGCAGCCCAGCGCCGGCAGCTGTCCCGACTGGAGTGGGTTTGTCACCAGAGTGGGACGGAGCGCGTCTACATCAACCACCGGGAACACTACGTGTGACGGCCGGGGCTCGTGGCCCGGACCGAGCCCTGCTGAACTCACCCCCATCAATGGCAGGCTCGGGATCCTCAAGTCCACTCTGGACTGGACAGTCGACCTCCGGAGCTACTAACCTAGACCTCTCAGGAGCCTTGTCTTGTTATGTAGAGAGCTCGCAGCTGGAGCCATGGTGCCGACCGTCTGTTGCCAACGGCGACTCAACGCTGGAAAAACTTGTCAGAAAAGTGCAGTGATAAAAGTCTTCAATGGCTGGTTGCAGTCAAGGTTGTGCTGCTGCTACACATTTAATACGCCAAGATGAACGATCCAGAGAAAACTCAAAGTCTTACATCATATTTTCTTTCCATACTCTGCACCGCTGACAATGGAAAcaaaacctttttctttttttcacgaGGACGCTACTGGATTTATTAGTTATTGATGGCCTCAGGTGGAAATGTAGCTGAGAACCATAATCTCAACGTAGGTTTAAATCAAAAAGGGCGCCTCATTTCTTGACAGGTGGAGTCACTTTCACTGCTCTCGCCTCAGCAAAGTGGTGACGGCCTTCACTTCACGTTACACACGTGTCTCCGCCCTGGcatcactctcttcttcacttcagTCCAGATGATTGACCTCACATACCGTTGTCAACTGCCCCAGCTTGGCCTTCACCCCTCccattctcctcttcctccgcctctcgTGTTCCCCTCACTGACCTCATCTTCCAGTCCATCGGCCTTCTCCTCTAAACTAAAACTAGAAGTTAGCTGATGCTGTTGGTGACATCTGATCCACTCTAGTCCTGCTGCACTTGCTTAGTACTGTAGAGATAAAGGTGTACTAACACAAGGATCTTGTTCCTTCAAATGAACACGTATGAAGAGACTGTGGAGTCTGTGAAGGAAGCGTTTGCCTGAGGAGATGGTGTTGAAGGACAGGAATCATGAGGAATATTCTGTGGATGAAATAGTTGTAAAACTATTATGATACAAAAAACAGTGCCATTTAAAGTCTTGATGAATTTTCTTTGTCTAGTGACTGTAAGGAGCTCTTTTGTATTGTTTACGTATTAAAGTTCAACTTTTGTGCACTTGGCTTTGTAGTGGCCTCATTTCAGCGCCATGGAGTCCAGAAGGTGATGGACAGGACTGCAGTTATTGTTGCTCGAGTAGTACTCCAATTGAAGTGGAAGTACTTGGAAATACCAAGTATTTATAGAAATATTAAGCATAGGAAATACAACATTTGGCATCTACTAAAGTcaatattttcagtgttttcgtatttgagattttttgcaAATGTATTCAACATTGCTGCCACTCTGACATTTAATGTGGATTTTGattcctgtatatatatatatatatatatatatatatatatataaaatttgtGGATAAACTTCAAGCATTTATCCAGAAAAACAACACTCAAACTCCACATAAGTTTTTTTCCTATGACGAACAATACTTTTACTTGCCGACTAAAGTACATTATTTCACATGATCGTCAGTAAAACGTTGAGCCACTGGATGACGCCAGAGATCAAAGACAAATGCTTAGTTCAAGGTCACGGTCACCTTTAAATGGTCTTTGGTTCCCTCCACAGTCTGAGTCCGTGTTTGCTCAGCGGCAGCAGGAAGCCACGGCTGGAAATACTTGTCAGGATTCATCTGTGTCGGCGGCTCGGTCACCTCCGGGGGGCCCGGGTTCAAGCGCTCCCCAGACCGCCGCTGCCACTCTCCAACAGCGGCACCTAGCGACCAAGCTTGGACACGCAGCTCTTCGTTTCACCCGGTCAATATAAAGACGTTTTACTTTTTGTCTGTGAGGCCTGCAAATTCAGGTTCAAGCGAACGTGAGCTgatgccaaaaaaaaatcagttcgaTATCGCGGAGTttcttatgtttttatttggagacgcacataaagaaaaaaatgacattaaataaataaatacattgtgcATTCTGAAACAAGGCACCGAAAACAGCACAAAAGTCCCGTAACTGTGATAGTGGCGAATTGAGAAAATGACGCGAGAttaaacatgaaacaaacaaaaaatatatatatctaaatCATTGAGTTGATTTTATGTTGTTTTCGCCCAGTTACAGTTGGAAGGCGAAAGCACCTATCAATATATGATTATTCTTGTAAATTTCACAGTTATGACACAAAATATTAAGGCGCGGAAAACTCTGGATTCAAGCAAATAAACATTGTAAAGTCACCAGCCAACATGCCGCTAAAAGTCTCACACCAAACCTTCAAACTATCgtaaacaaacagcacaatCTTGCTCATTAAGACGTTTCAGTTCAGCTGCACACGTTGAGTTTGTCAGTAAATCTGCATCTTTCATCACAAACTAATATTAACCAGTGCTGACTTCAAAACTTTTCATTTACATATTTGTAATTTTCTAAATGTTAAAACTGTCTGTGTACACTCGGTTACTGTGTTTGGTTTGAATGAGCTTCTAGTTTTCATGcagcaaatatgttttttttctacatgaAATAGTCGCTCACAGAATTTGGACGTATGGattgttaaaaataatatacattCAATGTGTGAAGTCAATTACTTTATTGTGAAGAAAATGAGAATTTAAGTaaagatgataataataaaaaaagcctTTATAGCGGACTATCGTCGAGATGAGACGAGAGCACGTTGCTCAATATTAGAATTGTTGGTGAATTTCTCAGGGAAATTCTCGATTACTGCGGTTATGACGAGGCGTTCTGTGCTGGCGGGGTTTGTAACACGTGAGCGCCTCGGCTGACACGAGGCGATGCAGAAGAATGAGAGCAGGCCTCGTGGTCAGCCCCGCTGGAACACGAGCTTCTCCGCCGAGACGCGCTCCATGAGAGGAGCTCTTCATCTGAGCCAGTCAAGTCGctctcctcactgctgctcctgaatgAATGGCAGCTTTGACGCGGCTGTCAGAGCGGATTCAGTCTCACACTTGAAGCGGAGCGCCACCGTTAGGGGGCAGCACTCGGGCCCCAGCCTCTGCTCCAGCTTACTTGGACTTGACCTTGGGTTTGGCGGCAGGTGCGGCGGGTTTGACGGAAGGGGCGGGGCTTGGCGGGGGTCTCACCGTCTCATACAGAGTGACGCAGCTGCAGGAAGacaccacagtcaaaacacACACCGTTCAGTGACCCACTTCACGGTCACCACCTGGACTCCGACCTGTGCAGCAGCCACCTGGTCTCTCTTGCTCTCATCCCAGCAGCTTCCACTGCTGTCGTGCATTATGGGACGCTCAGTACCCACGCTCAGTGTTTGTTTCATCATGACCGCGGAGAGTCCTGAGGCCTGatgtggccccggggccggGGGTTTGGCCTGCCTCACTCTGGCTCAAAACATTTCTAACTGTTGCTGTGTAAATTAATGTTTGATGTTTCCACATTTTCAACagtgttctgttctgttttctcaCTTCGGTGTGTTTTAACTTGCGTTTTCTTAACACTTGTTTTACGCACTTTTCCACTTCAGCATCGTATAATCCAGTTGTGTTCCCACTTCCTGTGACTCACTCAGGATCATGTTTTCTGACTCCTCAGTTTCTCCTTTTCCTCCGGCTGATGGCTCATTTTACATGTTGTGCTTCTTTGCCCAGTTTAAaaatgctttgaaaaaaaaaaatatatatattctgttcCAGCAGAATGACACCAGGTCCCCTCACCACAGCAGACTCCGGCTGCTTGACCAACATGGAGCGCTTTCACATGCCCCTCCTGGTTCCTGCGTCCAGGACGTGCTGGACCGACCCTCAGCAACTCTCCATTTAGGTCGCCTTAAAGCTGATGAAACCCGATTTTTCCTAGTGAAAAGGTGAAAAAGTCGAGGTCTCTCACCTGTTTCTGATTCTCTTGACAAACGCTCGGACGACTCGCGTCATCTTTCTGATCCGAACCTGTCCACCAGAGAGAGACGAGTCAGTGGTGAATCGTCTGCTGGACCTGCCTTGGTTCTCACCTGCTGTTTCCTGTAGAGCAGCGGCACCGAGAAGACGCCGATCACAGCTGGAAGACACACAAACGGAGGGGATTCTGTCAGGTTAGCGCCAGAGAGGCTTCCTCCATCGCCGCCACTCACCGGTGATGACCAGGGTCAGGCCGTTGGTCAGCACGCCCACGTAGCTCAGCAGGTACAGCAGCGCTACGAACTGCACCACAGTGAAAACACCGAAGGTCACTGAGGTCCTCTCTGCAGGAGACGGTGGCTTCTTTACCTTGACCGAGTCCACCATGCTGTCGACGAAGAGCAGACGCTTCAACTCGGAGACGGCGAACGCGATCAGCagcaccacctcctccaccatggcCACCGTCTCCTTGTCAGTCAGGGAGGTGTCGTAGTCCAGGTAGGACCTGGTGTGAACACGCTCAGCTCATAACTTAGAAACTGGTCAAGATGATCTCCTCTTTGGCTGGTGTTTAGTGGCGTACCCTGAGTTAACTCAGCGCTATAGTgccattaattgagatgaaacaTTTTGTTGAAGGTGTTTTGTGATGCCAACTTGTCAAAGATTGGATTTTTCATGAGTCAAAAATATGACCGCTCATGACTTCTGTGTGAAGTAGCGcctatgctaatgctaatgagcGCTGTGCTAAACTCTATAGTCATGAtcaacaacactttttttattgCATGGTTTTTATCATAAGCTCAGTCTTGagtcaaaacaatatttaaacgACACCTGAAACACACTAGTCTCCCACGACATAACAAAATTGCACATTAGCCTCATGCTAATTTGCTAGTTTTGCTGTCCCGCTCCCATAAGGAAATAAGTGGCTGAATCACATTATTGGACTCACTGGAAAGGATGGACTCCGGGGTTCCAGCGCAGAGCCTCCAGCAGCTTGTAGTAGAGCCGCAGCGGGAAGGTGACGCACATGACGGCCAGACAGAGGTGGGAGAGAAGCGTGATAGTGCTGAGCTGGAAGAGACTGGCCAGACCCACCACCAGGCCCGTGAAGACCAGGCCCGTCTTCCTCAGGTCCCTCCAGTACAGCAGGTCCACGACTGCACACACAGACCCAGGGTGGAGTGACCGCAGCGTCGCACTCGTCCGTCACTCCTCACAAAACAAGCGAACTCAGTCACTGATCGACCTGAGATGTTTCAGGCGACCGGAGGGCCTGGATGACCCGGGTCCTAGACTGTGACGCCACCTGCGGCTCAGTCATCTGCCAGAGACTCGGAGCGCATCTGGAGCGATGGACCCAACCCTCGGACGAGTGGCAGAGCTGCGTGTCATCTCCGGGAGTCGAGCCCATGACACCACTTTTTACTGCCAGAATGGGACCCGTCCGTCATCACAACAACTGCACTAGTGTCGACATGGAGGCTCTTATTATGAATGATACGGACGACAGTGTTTCACCAGCCACCTGCTCCTGCCGTCTCTCACCGCGACCATCTGTGCGCTGCAGGAGACACACGCCGCGCGCCTCCTGACCACCACCCTCCTCAGAAGTGTCCCAGCATCATCTGACAGCTGCGTCGACTGGACAAATCATCAAACTCCAGTGGTTTTCCTACCTTTGGTGGCCATTTCTTCCTCAGGCTGCCTTCGTCGCCTTGTGCTGAAGACTGGGGGCTTTTTTTGGCTGCGGCAGCCCCGTCAGCAGTATAAGGCCTGGCTGCCCTAATTTTATCCTCTATTGgacacccccaccccccaccccccctcacacacaccgtCTGACAGGCAACCTGAGACATCAGCATGCGCTGGTCCCGCTCCTGGATCCTGGGACAGTTGGTGGCGTCCGGCGCTCGGAGGCCTTCAGCGAGGCTTTTGGCTGCTGCTCC is a window from the Synchiropus splendidus isolate RoL2022-P1 chromosome 17, RoL_Sspl_1.0, whole genome shotgun sequence genome containing:
- the rtn2b gene encoding reticulon-2b, translated to MCVTFPLRLYYKLLEALRWNPGVHPFQSYLDYDTSLTDKETVAMVEEVVLLIAFAVSELKRLLFVDSMVDSVKFVALLYLLSYVGVLTNGLTLVITAVIGVFSVPLLYRKQQVRIRKMTRVVRAFVKRIRNR